A section of the Delphinus delphis chromosome 1, mDelDel1.2, whole genome shotgun sequence genome encodes:
- the STX6 gene encoding syntaxin-6 isoform X1, with protein sequence MSMEDPFFVVKGEVQKAVNTAQGLFQRWTELLQDPSTATREEIDWTTNELRNNLRSIEWDLEDLDETISIVEANPRKFNLDATELSIRKAFITSTRQVVRDMKDQMSTSSVQALAERKNRQALLGDSGGQNWSTGTMDKYGRLDRELQLANSHFIEEQQAQQQLIVEQQDEQLELVSGSIGVLKNMSQRIGGELEEQAVMLDDFSHELESTQSRLDNVMKKLAKVSHMTSDRRQWCAIAVLFVVLLVVLILFLVL encoded by the exons ATGTCCATGGAGGACCCCTTCTTTGTGGTGAAAGG AGAGGTACAGAAAGCAGTCAACACTGCACAGGGATTGTTTCAGAGATGGACAGAGCTCCTCCAGGACCCATCCACAGCCACGAGGGAAGAAATCGACTGGACCACCAACGAGCTGAGAAACAACCTCCGGAGCATAGAATGGGATCTAGAGGACCTTGACGAAACCATCA GCATAGTCGAAGCAAATCCTAGGAAATTCAACCTCGATGCAACCGAATTGAGTATAAGAAAAGCTTTCATCACAAGTACTCGGCAAGTCGTCAGG GACATGAAGGATCAGATGTCAACTTCATCTGTGCAGGCATtagctgaaaggaaaaatagacag GCCCTGCTAGGAGACAGTGGCGGACAGAACTGGAGCACTGGAACGATGGATAAATATGGGCGCCTTGACCGGGAGCTCCAGTTGGCCAATTCCCATTTCATCGAGGAGCAACAGGCACAGCAGCAG CTGATCGTGGAACAGCAGGATGAGCAGTTGGAGCTGGTCTCTGGCAGCATCGGGGTGCTGAAGAACATGTCCCAGCGCATCGGAGGGGAGCTGGAGGAGCAGGCAGT TATGTTGGATGATTTCTCTCACGAGTTGGAGAGCACTCAGTCTCGGCTGGACAATGTGATGAAGAAACTTGCAAAAGTATCTCACATGACCAGTG ATCGGCGCCAGTGGTGTGCCATCGCTGTCCTCTTCGTGGTCCTCCTGGTCGTGCTCATCCTCTTCTTAGTGCTGTGA
- the STX6 gene encoding syntaxin-6 isoform X2 has product MSMEDPFFVVKGEVQKAVNTAQGLFQRWTELLQDPSTATREEIDWTTNELRNNLRSIEWDLEDLDETISIVEANPRKFNLDATELSIRKAFITSTRQVVRDMKDQMSTSSVQALAERKNRQALLGDSGGQNWSTGTMDKYGRLDRELQLANSHFIEEQQAQQQLIVEQQDEQLELVSGSIGVLKNMSQRIGGELEEQAVMLDDFSHELESTQSRLDNVMKKLAKVSHMTSEGTNKRSEIKD; this is encoded by the exons ATGTCCATGGAGGACCCCTTCTTTGTGGTGAAAGG AGAGGTACAGAAAGCAGTCAACACTGCACAGGGATTGTTTCAGAGATGGACAGAGCTCCTCCAGGACCCATCCACAGCCACGAGGGAAGAAATCGACTGGACCACCAACGAGCTGAGAAACAACCTCCGGAGCATAGAATGGGATCTAGAGGACCTTGACGAAACCATCA GCATAGTCGAAGCAAATCCTAGGAAATTCAACCTCGATGCAACCGAATTGAGTATAAGAAAAGCTTTCATCACAAGTACTCGGCAAGTCGTCAGG GACATGAAGGATCAGATGTCAACTTCATCTGTGCAGGCATtagctgaaaggaaaaatagacag GCCCTGCTAGGAGACAGTGGCGGACAGAACTGGAGCACTGGAACGATGGATAAATATGGGCGCCTTGACCGGGAGCTCCAGTTGGCCAATTCCCATTTCATCGAGGAGCAACAGGCACAGCAGCAG CTGATCGTGGAACAGCAGGATGAGCAGTTGGAGCTGGTCTCTGGCAGCATCGGGGTGCTGAAGAACATGTCCCAGCGCATCGGAGGGGAGCTGGAGGAGCAGGCAGT TATGTTGGATGATTTCTCTCACGAGTTGGAGAGCACTCAGTCTCGGCTGGACAATGTGATGAAGAAACTTGCAAAAGTATCTCACATGACCAGTG
- the STX6 gene encoding syntaxin-6 isoform X3 has product MSMEDPFFVVKGEVQKAVNTAQGLFQRWTELLQDPSTATREEIDWTTNELRNNLRSIEWDLEDLDETISIVEANPRKFNLDATELSIRKAFITSTRQVVRDMKDQMSTSSVQALAERKNRQALLGDSGGQNWSTGTMDKYGRLDRELQLANSHFIEEQQAQQQLIVEQQDEQLELVSGSIGVLKNMSQRIGGELEEQAVRYKQKK; this is encoded by the exons ATGTCCATGGAGGACCCCTTCTTTGTGGTGAAAGG AGAGGTACAGAAAGCAGTCAACACTGCACAGGGATTGTTTCAGAGATGGACAGAGCTCCTCCAGGACCCATCCACAGCCACGAGGGAAGAAATCGACTGGACCACCAACGAGCTGAGAAACAACCTCCGGAGCATAGAATGGGATCTAGAGGACCTTGACGAAACCATCA GCATAGTCGAAGCAAATCCTAGGAAATTCAACCTCGATGCAACCGAATTGAGTATAAGAAAAGCTTTCATCACAAGTACTCGGCAAGTCGTCAGG GACATGAAGGATCAGATGTCAACTTCATCTGTGCAGGCATtagctgaaaggaaaaatagacag GCCCTGCTAGGAGACAGTGGCGGACAGAACTGGAGCACTGGAACGATGGATAAATATGGGCGCCTTGACCGGGAGCTCCAGTTGGCCAATTCCCATTTCATCGAGGAGCAACAGGCACAGCAGCAG CTGATCGTGGAACAGCAGGATGAGCAGTTGGAGCTGGTCTCTGGCAGCATCGGGGTGCTGAAGAACATGTCCCAGCGCATCGGAGGGGAGCTGGAGGAGCAGGCAGT